One segment of Nerophis lumbriciformis linkage group LG35, RoL_Nlum_v2.1, whole genome shotgun sequence DNA contains the following:
- the LOC133575426 gene encoding protein hairy-like has translation MTRNFERNLQDDTKSRKRILKPAVEKKRRDRINNSLAELRSLLLTNTADPRLQNPKIEKAEILDLAVEYLHKWTEGKKLSNDVGSGAVSPPLITVEGAGFQQCVAQMASYMHKIPPAQRAHLMEGLKHHTEKQQQQQAYNAPSLNCIIRLPDAASAEAICTSESKDNSLLFVHSPPQPHACSTPLHTPPTSPWFSTSSPAFPSFACHFSFPPSLSPPSANTSFSSLPHSLHTLASASPTAFHYPPVTSLRSPPHPMQRSSALMWRPWF, from the exons ATGACCAGGAACTTTGAAAGAAATCTCCAGGATGATACCAAGAGTAGAAAAAGG ATTCTCAAACCGGCCGTGGAAAAGAAGAGAAGAGATCGAATAAATAACAGTCTTGCAGAACTGAGAAGCTTATTGTTGACAAACACAGCAGACCCA CGTCTGCAGAATCCCAAGATCGAGAAGGCGGAGATTCTGGACTTGGCTGTGGAGTATCTTCACAAGTGGACAGAGGGCAAGAAGCTGAGCAATG ATGTCGGCAGTGGTGCGGTAAGTCCTCCTCTCATCACCGTAGAGGGTGCAGGTTTTCAGCAGTGTGTGGCCCAAATGGCCTCCTACATGCACAAGATCCCACCGGCACAGAGAGCCCACCTCATGGAGGGGCTGAAGCACCACACGgagaagcagcagcagcagcaggcctACAATGCGCCATCTTTAAACTGTATAATCAGACTCCCGGATGCGGCGTCGGCAGAGGCCATTTGCACATCTGAGAGTAAAGACAACTCCCTGCTCTTCGTTCATTCCCCGCCTCAGCCTCACGCTTGCTCCACGCCGCTCCACACGCCTCCCACCTCCCCCTGGTTCTCTACTTCCTCTCCTGCTTTCCCCTCCTTTGCCTGTCACTTCTCCTTCCCCCCCAGTCTGTCACCCCCGTCGGCCAACACCTCCTTCTCCTCGCTCCCGCACTCCCTCCACACGCTGGCTTCCGCCTCGCCCACGGCATTCCACTACCCGCCTGTCACCTCGCTCAGGTCGCCTCCTCACCCCATGCAGAGGTCATCTGCACTCATGTGGAGACCCTGGTTTTAA